One region of Haloprofundus salilacus genomic DNA includes:
- a CDS encoding caspase family protein, producing MTSLHCVELADRDGVCLVDGIENARFELYTSGPVTAAEAESSAFYFPVDFAVELRTSSLKLPKLTGAIVRGQDGRTLTQSMNRRGVDLDVGAYDIEVTTAPMKLFVVVDAAVSIRYGERSTTFEFGEPTRVSVGARSFHERPAGTVVTPDDPESTMRAISFLGSALKTTTPERSFPTLRGHPPLVERGETFDAPDHLRTPETGVTLVLPPERTAVYASAPLAYYLGATVVPGSEARLELAGWEFPLAPGGDVERGLGQTLRQVFFLDCLTRTEGYYPVDLHERHAVETAFDVAFEALYELPLDEQLAEYLSMPFGDLEPHLPAWNLTTDVRPTQENVEMLPFVANDLSLVRCPDRLSLTPPEPEPKAVTDFFRQSTRGPAAGETDDTFVRGASEAGEGEEIVHPRPAETVEHAWVGEGFPLGASKATAASYRRRLERDVADRTSIDITVVCNDEQMREEGVVAELYGLRDLLQFEIDIRYDLTCEELAALLSRPTNFLHYVGHVDRRGMQCADGFLDARELDDVAVESFLLNACSSYKQGEALVERGSYGGVVTLSDVANTTATKLGQTLARLLNCGFTLRSALTIAQQEVFTANRYIVLGDGGLSLCQNESGVPGVLQIEPCGENTFEIELEYYPVKSYDLGSLVKPLLDAVDRHHLATGTVGKFEIGAEELKNFLELERAPVKIGGSLQWSDELSVEFPGNFGL from the coding sequence GTGACCTCCCTCCACTGCGTCGAGTTGGCCGACCGGGACGGCGTCTGTCTCGTCGACGGCATCGAGAACGCCCGCTTCGAGTTGTACACGTCGGGTCCGGTCACGGCCGCAGAGGCCGAGTCGTCGGCCTTTTATTTCCCGGTCGATTTTGCCGTCGAACTCCGCACGTCGTCGCTGAAGCTGCCGAAACTGACCGGCGCTATCGTCCGCGGACAGGACGGTCGAACCCTCACGCAGTCGATGAACCGCCGAGGCGTCGACCTCGACGTCGGCGCGTACGACATCGAAGTGACGACGGCACCGATGAAGCTGTTCGTCGTCGTCGACGCCGCCGTCTCGATACGCTACGGCGAGCGGAGTACGACCTTCGAGTTCGGCGAACCAACGCGGGTCTCCGTCGGCGCGCGGTCGTTCCACGAGCGGCCGGCGGGAACCGTCGTGACGCCCGACGACCCGGAATCGACGATGCGCGCCATCTCGTTTCTGGGGTCGGCGTTGAAGACGACGACGCCCGAACGGTCGTTTCCGACGCTTCGGGGACACCCGCCACTCGTCGAACGCGGCGAGACGTTCGACGCGCCCGACCACCTCCGGACGCCGGAGACGGGCGTAACGCTGGTGCTGCCGCCCGAGCGCACGGCGGTGTACGCCAGCGCGCCGCTGGCGTACTACCTCGGCGCGACAGTCGTTCCGGGGTCGGAGGCGCGACTCGAACTCGCCGGGTGGGAGTTCCCGCTCGCCCCCGGCGGCGACGTGGAGCGCGGACTGGGTCAGACGCTCAGACAGGTGTTCTTCCTCGACTGTCTCACGCGCACGGAGGGGTACTATCCGGTCGACCTCCACGAGCGCCACGCGGTCGAGACGGCGTTCGACGTGGCGTTCGAGGCGCTGTACGAGTTGCCGCTGGACGAGCAACTCGCCGAGTACCTCTCGATGCCGTTCGGAGATCTCGAACCGCATCTCCCGGCGTGGAACCTCACGACCGACGTTCGACCGACGCAGGAGAATGTCGAGATGCTCCCGTTCGTTGCCAACGACCTCTCGCTGGTGCGCTGTCCCGACCGACTGTCGCTCACCCCGCCGGAGCCAGAACCGAAGGCGGTAACAGATTTCTTCCGTCAGAGTACTCGGGGGCCCGCAGCGGGAGAGACGGACGACACGTTCGTCCGCGGTGCGTCCGAGGCCGGGGAAGGAGAAGAGATAGTCCACCCGCGGCCCGCAGAGACGGTCGAACACGCGTGGGTCGGCGAGGGGTTCCCGCTGGGGGCGAGCAAAGCGACGGCGGCGTCGTACCGCCGCCGCCTCGAACGCGACGTCGCCGACCGGACGAGCATCGACATCACCGTCGTCTGCAACGACGAACAGATGCGCGAGGAAGGCGTCGTCGCCGAACTGTACGGACTCCGTGATCTGCTGCAGTTCGAAATCGACATCCGGTACGACCTGACCTGCGAGGAGTTGGCCGCCCTGCTCTCGCGTCCGACGAACTTCCTTCACTACGTCGGCCACGTCGACCGCCGCGGGATGCAGTGCGCCGACGGCTTCCTCGACGCGCGGGAACTCGACGACGTGGCCGTCGAGTCGTTCCTGCTCAACGCTTGCAGTTCGTACAAACAGGGCGAGGCGCTCGTCGAACGCGGAAGCTACGGGGGCGTCGTGACGCTCTCGGACGTGGCGAACACGACGGCGACGAAGTTAGGACAGACGCTTGCCCGACTGCTGAACTGCGGATTCACCCTCCGTTCGGCGCTGACGATCGCGCAGCAGGAAGTGTTCACCGCGAATCGGTACATCGTACTCGGCGACGGCGGGTTGTCGCTGTGTCAGAACGAGAGCGGTGTGCCCGGAGTCTTACAGATAGAACCGTGCGGAGAGAACACGTTCGAAATTGAACTTGAGTACTACCCTGTGAAGTCTTACGACTTGGGGAGTTTGGTTAAACCGCTCTTGGACGCTGTGGACCGCCATCACTTAGCGACGGGAACAGTCGGAAAGTTCGAGATAGGTGCCGAGGAACTGAAGAACTTCCTCGAGTTGGAACGGGCACCCGTGAAAATCGGTGGGTCCCTGCAGTGGAGTGACGAACTCAGCGTTGAGTTTCCGGGTAACTTCGGTCTGTAA
- a CDS encoding MFS transporter translates to MQQREDADPFSPFKQFFALEGDVLVLSVAMFAFSLGFQMTGRYMPRYMSVIGAGSVAIGLYGSFGNLISAVYPYPGGALSDRIGSRVALTLFGLASTVGFVLWYFAGSLTEIAVGPTNLAIVVIFLGLALSQAWKSFGLGATFAIVKQSVSADRLATGFASTETFRRTAFLLGPLVAAGLLATYPFEVGFGYVLLVAAAFGLVATVAQHFLYDSSEDSFGKSFSGLKAVLDDLRGLPEPLRPLLIADTLVRFANGMVYVFFVIVVTEFLDVGATLPVVGALNPDAYFGVLLAVEMAVALLVMVPVAKLARRVGLKPVVALGFAVYAVFPALLILSPPNAAVLAVLFAFSGLRFAGLPAHKALIVGPAERDAGGRVTGSYYLVRNAVTIPSAVVGGWLYASSPTLAFGVATVVGVLGTAYFLVFGEEFAAYA, encoded by the coding sequence ATGCAGCAACGCGAAGACGCCGATCCGTTCTCGCCGTTCAAGCAGTTCTTCGCGCTGGAGGGCGACGTGCTGGTTCTCTCGGTGGCGATGTTCGCGTTCAGCCTCGGGTTCCAGATGACGGGTCGCTACATGCCCCGGTACATGAGCGTCATCGGGGCCGGAAGCGTCGCCATCGGTCTCTACGGGAGTTTCGGCAACCTCATCAGCGCCGTCTACCCGTACCCCGGCGGAGCGCTGTCGGACCGCATCGGGTCGCGGGTGGCGCTGACGCTGTTCGGTCTCGCTTCGACGGTCGGCTTCGTCCTCTGGTATTTCGCCGGGTCACTGACCGAAATCGCCGTCGGACCGACCAACCTCGCCATCGTCGTCATCTTCCTCGGCTTGGCGCTCTCGCAGGCGTGGAAGTCGTTCGGGCTGGGGGCGACGTTCGCCATCGTCAAGCAGAGCGTCTCCGCGGACCGTCTCGCGACGGGGTTCGCGAGCACCGAGACGTTTCGACGGACGGCGTTTCTGCTCGGCCCGCTCGTCGCCGCCGGACTGCTGGCGACGTACCCCTTCGAGGTGGGTTTCGGCTACGTGCTGTTGGTCGCCGCCGCGTTCGGTCTCGTCGCCACCGTCGCCCAGCACTTCCTCTACGACTCCTCCGAGGACAGTTTCGGCAAGTCGTTTTCGGGTCTCAAGGCGGTTCTCGACGACCTGCGGGGACTGCCCGAACCGCTCCGACCGCTGCTCATCGCCGATACGCTCGTCCGCTTCGCCAACGGGATGGTGTACGTTTTCTTCGTCATTGTCGTCACCGAGTTTCTCGACGTGGGTGCGACGCTGCCGGTCGTGGGGGCGCTCAACCCCGACGCGTACTTCGGCGTGCTTCTGGCCGTCGAGATGGCCGTCGCGCTGCTCGTGATGGTTCCGGTCGCCAAACTCGCTCGGCGGGTGGGTCTGAAACCGGTCGTTGCGCTCGGCTTCGCCGTCTACGCCGTGTTTCCGGCGCTGCTGATTCTCTCGCCCCCGAACGCGGCGGTGCTCGCCGTCCTCTTCGCGTTCTCGGGGCTTCGGTTCGCCGGACTCCCCGCGCACAAGGCTCTCATCGTCGGCCCGGCCGAGCGCGACGCGGGCGGGCGAGTGACCGGGTCGTACTACCTCGTCCGCAACGCGGTGACCATCCCGAGCGCCGTCGTCGGCGGGTGGCTGTACGCCTCCTCGCCGACGCTGGCGTTCGGTGTCGCGACGGTCGTCGGCGTGCTCGGGACGGCGTACTTCCTCGTCTTCGGCGAGGAGTTCGCCGCGTACGCGTGA
- a CDS encoding succinylglutamate desuccinylase/aspartoacylase family protein, with protein MKTTLGTASAAPGEFATGRLEVGETRDGTTVGLPVAVINGVRDGKTLYIQAASDGDELNGVGVVKRAIPRIDPAELSGTILVVGIVNYHAFQVAEHRNPIDDTKMNRAYPGDENGTSTERIAAATFDAATRADLILDLHQGSTSRMINEVRVRCGPRHRLHRECLDLAKTFGCGYILDQKGPDGQLARAGPDEGIPTIDPELGGCVGWDDESIRLGVRGIFNVLHDYGFLDGDVERSPQTRAGGFDQYGSPAGGLVEFRCDLGDRVSAGETLFEVTDVFGQLKGRVTADNAGIFWRSRRLPQVATGEYVCSVGVDIDSV; from the coding sequence ATGAAGACGACGCTCGGAACCGCGAGCGCGGCTCCCGGCGAGTTCGCTACGGGCCGACTCGAGGTCGGTGAAACCCGCGATGGGACCACGGTCGGACTCCCCGTCGCGGTGATAAACGGCGTTCGCGACGGCAAAACTCTCTACATTCAGGCGGCGAGCGACGGCGACGAACTGAACGGCGTCGGCGTCGTGAAGCGAGCGATTCCGCGGATAGACCCGGCCGAACTGTCGGGAACGATACTCGTCGTCGGCATCGTCAACTACCACGCCTTCCAGGTCGCCGAACACCGAAACCCCATCGACGACACGAAAATGAACCGGGCGTACCCCGGCGACGAGAACGGCACCTCGACCGAGCGCATCGCGGCGGCGACGTTCGACGCTGCGACCCGCGCGGACCTCATCCTCGACCTCCACCAGGGCTCGACCAGCCGGATGATAAACGAGGTTCGCGTCCGCTGCGGGCCGCGGCACCGCCTCCACCGCGAGTGTCTCGACCTCGCGAAGACGTTCGGTTGCGGCTACATCCTCGACCAGAAGGGTCCGGACGGCCAACTCGCCCGCGCTGGTCCCGACGAGGGGATTCCGACCATCGACCCGGAGCTCGGCGGCTGCGTCGGTTGGGACGACGAGAGCATTCGGCTCGGCGTCCGTGGCATCTTCAACGTCCTCCACGACTACGGCTTCCTCGACGGCGACGTCGAGCGCAGCCCGCAGACCCGCGCCGGCGGCTTCGACCAGTACGGCTCGCCTGCCGGCGGTCTCGTCGAGTTCAGGTGCGACCTCGGCGACCGCGTCTCCGCCGGAGAGACGCTGTTCGAGGTGACGGACGTGTTCGGACAGCTGAAAGGCCGCGTTACCGCGGACAACGCGGGCATCTTCTGGCGTTCGCGCCGACTCCCGCAGGTCGCAACCGGCGAGTACGTCTGTTCCGTAGGCGTGGACATCGACTCAGTCTGA
- a CDS encoding DUF7511 domain-containing protein: MTNEWKTPPDLSWLFEVDHVISPSSFGPDRCTLFPADATDEELLTTWVSADEGAYTSLDEMR; this comes from the coding sequence GTGACAAACGAGTGGAAAACACCCCCCGACCTCTCGTGGTTGTTCGAGGTCGACCACGTCATCTCGCCGAGCAGCTTCGGGCCGGACCGGTGTACGCTGTTCCCCGCGGATGCGACCGACGAGGAACTGCTCACGACGTGGGTGTCGGCGGACGAGGGCGCGTACACGTCGCTCGACGAGATGCGCTGA
- a CDS encoding glutathione S-transferase N-terminal domain-containing protein: MSNLVLYELEGCPYCAKVKNKLAELDLEYEPRMVPRSHSERTEVKEVSGQTGVPVLVDEEHDVRGMPESDDIIAYLEETYGSAS; this comes from the coding sequence ATGTCGAACCTCGTACTGTACGAACTGGAGGGCTGTCCGTACTGCGCGAAAGTGAAGAACAAACTCGCCGAACTCGACCTAGAGTACGAGCCCCGGATGGTACCGCGGTCGCACTCCGAACGGACCGAGGTGAAGGAAGTGAGCGGCCAGACCGGCGTTCCGGTGCTCGTCGACGAAGAACACGACGTCCGCGGGATGCCCGAGAGCGACGACATCATCGCATACCTCGAAGAGACGTACGGGTCGGCGAGCTAA
- a CDS encoding aryl-sulfate sulfotransferase, whose amino-acid sequence MDLPSRRWILRALVAFAVVGLFVPAGIAAVTYDPEDKTSLQRGTVTDRANGSTVVSVQGFHFQGEGNQKKPARLVSVDERGGTEWVYDGGKRGATWFYDVDPLDNGNLFVVSTRPEQTLVYELDPETKERVWQEEFDIVDTHDAVMLNDEEIAVANMRNWNESAGRSDDRVFVYNRTTDEITWEWYFRDHYDESTDGGMNADWTHVNDIEPVGDEHLLLSPRNFDQAILLNRTSGEIDLRLGEDGNHDVLNEQHNPDFMESEDGNPVVLVADSENHRVVEYEHVDGVWERTWEVGEGQFTWPRDADRLPNGNTLITDTMNHRVVEVTPQGEIVWEYYATWGPYDAERVAHGGGSNGPTISDMGAEGSYELSGSAGLSPGEGDRVSFSNWVVGPFLDTPLEGLVSEFATTWAHLTPWIRPAWLSSWDFVYSVLGALLLLGWAVAELVVNRSRIRRRVSTATRQRL is encoded by the coding sequence ATGGACCTGCCCTCCAGACGGTGGATACTGCGGGCGTTGGTCGCGTTCGCGGTCGTCGGACTGTTCGTCCCAGCCGGAATCGCGGCAGTCACGTACGACCCCGAAGACAAGACATCGCTTCAGCGCGGGACGGTTACCGACCGCGCGAACGGGTCGACGGTCGTCAGCGTCCAGGGCTTTCACTTCCAGGGCGAAGGGAACCAGAAGAAGCCGGCGCGCCTCGTCTCCGTCGACGAGCGCGGCGGAACAGAGTGGGTGTACGACGGCGGCAAGCGCGGTGCGACGTGGTTCTACGACGTCGACCCGCTCGACAACGGCAACCTGTTCGTCGTGTCGACGCGCCCCGAACAGACGCTCGTCTACGAACTCGACCCCGAGACGAAAGAGCGCGTCTGGCAGGAGGAGTTCGACATCGTCGACACCCACGACGCGGTGATGCTGAACGACGAGGAGATCGCGGTCGCCAACATGCGCAACTGGAACGAGTCGGCGGGGCGCAGCGACGACCGCGTCTTCGTCTACAACCGCACGACTGACGAGATAACCTGGGAGTGGTACTTCCGCGACCACTACGACGAGAGCACCGACGGCGGGATGAACGCCGACTGGACCCACGTCAACGACATCGAACCCGTCGGCGACGAGCACCTCCTGCTGTCGCCGCGGAACTTCGACCAGGCAATTCTGCTCAACCGGACGAGCGGCGAGATAGACCTCCGACTCGGCGAGGACGGTAACCACGACGTGCTCAACGAGCAGCACAATCCCGACTTCATGGAGAGCGAGGACGGCAACCCGGTCGTTCTCGTCGCCGACTCGGAGAACCACCGCGTTGTCGAGTACGAACACGTCGACGGCGTGTGGGAGCGGACGTGGGAGGTCGGCGAAGGGCAGTTCACCTGGCCGCGCGACGCCGACCGCCTCCCGAACGGCAACACGCTCATCACCGACACGATGAACCACCGCGTCGTCGAGGTGACGCCGCAGGGCGAGATCGTCTGGGAGTACTACGCGACGTGGGGGCCGTACGACGCCGAGCGCGTCGCCCACGGCGGCGGATCGAACGGCCCGACCATCAGCGACATGGGTGCGGAGGGAAGCTACGAACTCTCCGGCAGCGCCGGTCTCTCGCCCGGCGAGGGCGACCGAGTCTCCTTCAGCAACTGGGTCGTCGGCCCGTTCCTCGACACGCCGCTCGAGGGACTCGTGAGCGAGTTCGCGACGACGTGGGCACACCTCACGCCGTGGATTCGACCCGCGTGGCTCTCTAGTTGGGACTTCGTCTACAGCGTCCTCGGCGCGCTGCTCCTGCTCGGGTGGGCCGTAGCCGAACTGGTCGTCAACCGAAGTCGCATCCGGCGGCGAGTCTCCACCGCGACGAGACAGCGACTGTAG
- a CDS encoding pyridoxal-phosphate dependent enzyme, whose product MPTHLACPDCGRTYEDRWRCECGHPLEFADRPLPDGPAPDPAAFDVRDGLWSFSEFIPVERRVSLGEGTTPLVAAEGWNAQFKLEYVFPTGSFKDRGATTTLSRAVELGVDTVVEDSSGNAGAAIATYAARSGIDAEIYVPASVKASKLRAIERTGATPVRVEGSRQDVTDACLSAVESGDGWYASHAWNPAFFAGTATFAYETALQRDWDVPDAVVTPLGHGTLFLGAYYGFRALYDAGWTDRMPRLLGAQAAGYAPIAAELHGDGDPETNDVADGIQIREPVQREAILGAIDDTDGDAIALGESAVAKELDALHRAGFYTEPTCAVAPAALRAYRERGVLDADDDVVVPLTGSGLKQ is encoded by the coding sequence ATGCCAACCCACCTCGCCTGTCCCGACTGCGGCCGAACGTACGAGGACCGCTGGCGCTGCGAGTGCGGCCATCCGCTCGAATTCGCCGACCGTCCGCTCCCCGACGGTCCCGCGCCCGACCCGGCGGCGTTCGACGTCCGAGACGGGCTCTGGTCGTTTTCGGAGTTCATCCCCGTCGAGCGCCGCGTCTCGCTCGGCGAGGGGACGACCCCGCTCGTCGCTGCGGAGGGGTGGAACGCGCAGTTCAAACTCGAATACGTCTTTCCGACAGGGAGTTTCAAAGACCGCGGCGCGACGACGACGCTCTCACGGGCGGTCGAACTCGGCGTCGACACGGTCGTCGAAGATTCGTCGGGCAACGCGGGCGCGGCGATCGCCACCTACGCCGCCCGCTCGGGCATCGACGCCGAAATCTACGTCCCGGCGTCGGTGAAGGCATCGAAACTCCGCGCTATCGAACGCACGGGGGCGACGCCGGTGCGCGTCGAAGGCTCGCGGCAGGACGTGACCGACGCCTGCCTCTCGGCCGTCGAATCCGGCGACGGCTGGTACGCCAGCCACGCGTGGAACCCGGCGTTCTTCGCCGGAACGGCGACGTTCGCCTACGAAACGGCGCTCCAGCGCGATTGGGACGTTCCCGACGCCGTCGTGACGCCGCTGGGCCACGGGACGCTGTTTCTCGGCGCCTACTACGGCTTCCGCGCGCTCTACGACGCCGGGTGGACCGACCGTATGCCGCGACTGCTCGGCGCGCAGGCGGCGGGCTACGCCCCCATCGCCGCCGAACTCCACGGTGACGGCGACCCGGAGACCAACGACGTCGCCGACGGCATCCAGATTCGAGAGCCGGTGCAGCGCGAGGCGATTCTCGGCGCAATCGACGACACCGACGGCGACGCCATCGCCCTCGGGGAGTCGGCCGTCGCCAAGGAACTCGACGCGCTTCACCGCGCCGGCTTCTACACCGAACCGACTTGCGCCGTCGCACCCGCCGCGCTCCGGGCCTACCGCGAACGCGGCGTCCTCGACGCCGACGACGACGTGGTCGTTCCGCTCACCGGTAGCGGTCTGAAGCAGTAG
- a CDS encoding transcriptional regulator, protein MSRSALVGNVTAMLRDAEFVVSDRCAVRPKSFDLAARRGEDLLLLKILGNIDAFDAATGAEMRRLGNYLSATPMVIGLRTRDEDLKPGVVYFRHGVPVFNPDTAYDLFIEEVPPLIYAAPGGLYVDIDGDLLADERERRGWSLGRLASELGVSRRTVSKYEDGMNASIDVAIQLEELFEQPFSTPVSVLDGADEVRDADPTPQDPEADPEDAHVVTVLTRAGFDMHPTMRAPFKAVGEDSDSREENLLAGHSAFTRSAKKRARIMSSLGAVTRTRSVYFVEKRTKRDSVEGTALVGCDELEAMDDPDDVRDLIRERAGEPTDQ, encoded by the coding sequence ATGTCCCGCTCTGCTCTGGTAGGGAACGTCACCGCGATGCTGCGCGACGCGGAGTTCGTCGTCAGCGACCGCTGTGCCGTCCGCCCGAAGAGCTTCGACCTTGCCGCCCGCCGCGGCGAGGACCTCCTCCTCCTGAAGATTCTCGGCAACATCGACGCGTTCGACGCCGCGACGGGCGCGGAGATGCGCCGCCTCGGCAACTACCTCTCGGCGACGCCGATGGTGATCGGACTGCGGACGCGCGACGAGGATCTCAAGCCCGGCGTAGTGTACTTCCGCCACGGCGTTCCGGTGTTCAACCCGGACACGGCGTACGACCTGTTCATCGAGGAGGTGCCGCCGCTCATCTACGCGGCTCCCGGGGGACTATACGTCGACATCGACGGCGACCTGCTCGCCGACGAGCGAGAGCGCCGCGGCTGGAGCCTCGGGCGACTCGCTTCCGAACTCGGCGTCTCGCGGCGGACCGTCTCGAAGTACGAGGACGGCATGAACGCCAGCATCGACGTCGCCATCCAGTTGGAAGAGCTGTTCGAGCAACCGTTCAGCACGCCCGTCTCGGTGCTCGACGGCGCCGACGAGGTTCGCGACGCCGACCCGACGCCGCAGGACCCCGAAGCAGACCCCGAGGACGCCCACGTGGTCACCGTTCTCACCCGCGCAGGGTTCGACATGCACCCGACGATGCGCGCGCCGTTCAAAGCCGTCGGCGAGGACAGCGACAGCCGAGAGGAGAACCTGCTGGCCGGTCACTCCGCGTTCACTCGCTCGGCGAAGAAACGCGCTCGCATCATGTCCTCACTCGGCGCGGTCACGCGAACGCGGTCTGTGTACTTCGTCGAGAAGCGGACCAAGCGCGACTCCGTCGAAGGGACGGCGCTCGTCGGCTGTGACGAACTCGAAGCGATGGACGACCCCGACGACGTTCGCGACCTCATCCGCGAACGCGCCGGTGAACCGACCGACCAGTAG
- a CDS encoding DUF7503 family protein codes for MSEQPIANYLRDHPRMIGVLFTMMLLLSQAGTVAANNAFCTNGP; via the coding sequence ATGAGCGAACAACCAATCGCAAATTACCTGCGCGACCACCCACGAATGATCGGCGTCCTGTTCACGATGATGCTCCTGCTGTCGCAGGCGGGGACCGTGGCGGCGAACAACGCGTTCTGTACCAACGGTCCGTAA
- a CDS encoding tRNA(Ile)(2)-agmatinylcytidine synthase, with amino-acid sequence MTVIGLDDTDSREQGMCTTYAATLVADAIREAGGRVERRLLVRLNPAVKHKTRGNAALALHADVSPETAMDLAADVVDRLAIGDDPRTSPGVVVANGDPASVPESVRAFAREAVREFHATDDAVGLAESAGCRHRGWSGGRGRIGALAAVGAWAAFDEWTYEQISYREFDRCGTSRAVDDDSVFAAAEAAYPDAWDTVDTEEGQAVCVPNAPGPILYGVRGDDADAVRRVADAIESEPVERTALFLTNQGTDAHLRAGTLDSVEDGRAYRLDGRVYADPETRAGGHVFVTLADEGGETLPCVAFEPTKRFRDRVRALREGDRLTVCGEVSGGTLKLEKFAVRSLDRVETVVPDCPDCERRMESAGRDQGYRCRDCGTRRAGKVERRVERDLEEGWYEVPPCARRHIAKPLVRGGFDGATHPER; translated from the coding sequence GTGACGGTCATCGGCCTCGACGACACCGACTCCCGCGAGCAGGGAATGTGTACGACGTACGCGGCGACGCTCGTCGCCGACGCGATTCGGGAGGCGGGCGGACGCGTCGAGCGTCGGCTCCTCGTGCGACTCAACCCGGCGGTGAAACACAAGACGCGAGGGAACGCGGCGCTGGCGCTGCACGCCGACGTCTCGCCCGAGACGGCCATGGACCTCGCCGCGGACGTCGTCGACCGCTTGGCGATCGGCGACGACCCACGAACGAGTCCCGGCGTCGTCGTCGCCAACGGCGACCCGGCGTCGGTGCCCGAATCGGTTCGGGCGTTCGCCCGCGAAGCCGTCCGCGAGTTCCACGCGACGGATGACGCCGTCGGACTCGCCGAGTCGGCAGGCTGCCGGCACCGCGGGTGGAGCGGCGGCCGCGGCCGCATCGGGGCGCTCGCGGCCGTCGGCGCGTGGGCGGCGTTCGACGAGTGGACCTACGAACAGATCTCCTACCGCGAGTTCGACCGCTGCGGGACGTCCCGCGCCGTCGACGACGACTCCGTCTTCGCGGCGGCCGAAGCCGCCTACCCCGACGCCTGGGACACCGTCGATACCGAGGAGGGACAGGCGGTCTGCGTGCCGAACGCGCCCGGCCCGATTCTCTACGGCGTCCGCGGCGACGACGCCGACGCCGTCCGCCGCGTCGCCGACGCTATCGAGAGCGAGCCGGTCGAGCGGACGGCGCTGTTTCTGACCAATCAGGGAACCGACGCCCACTTACGCGCCGGAACGCTCGACTCCGTCGAAGATGGCCGGGCCTACCGCCTCGACGGCCGCGTGTACGCCGACCCTGAGACCCGCGCAGGCGGCCACGTGTTCGTCACCCTCGCCGACGAGGGCGGTGAGACACTCCCCTGCGTCGCCTTCGAACCGACGAAGCGGTTCCGCGACCGGGTGCGGGCGCTCCGCGAGGGTGACCGCCTCACCGTCTGCGGCGAGGTGAGCGGGGGGACGCTCAAGTTAGAGAAGTTCGCCGTTCGGTCGCTCGACCGGGTCGAGACGGTCGTTCCCGATTGCCCGGACTGCGAGCGGCGGATGGAGAGCGCGGGGCGAGATCAGGGGTACAGATGCCGCGACTGTGGGACGCGGAGGGCGGGGAAAGTCGAGCGACGTGTCGAGCGCGACCTCGAAGAAGGGTGGTACGAGGTGCCGCCATGCGCGCGCCGCCACATCGCGAAACCGCTGGTCAGGGGCGGGTTCGACGGAGCGACCCATCCCGAGCGATAA
- a CDS encoding DUF7504 family protein encodes MRVEGRSRGEEAVDPLRGELMRLKERGCNLLVTGAVSESVTARATQRLLGSPVEERKRLVTLTDTPTSAVDSRLPIGVSADDADVRVIERQRVERSAAEAVERGDGGGDAELRRLEGEISRAIASLDDGSGFGPAELRLSVDSIGALLETYDAHRIREFLQRVCDTVEDSNGMGHYHLPLSDDSRRVQQLESVFDARIELRQREPFGPEQRWHVPGYGTTGWIQI; translated from the coding sequence ATGCGTGTCGAGGGCCGGAGTCGCGGGGAGGAGGCGGTAGATCCCCTCCGAGGGGAGTTGATGCGTTTGAAAGAGCGAGGCTGCAACCTGCTGGTCACCGGTGCGGTGTCCGAGTCGGTGACCGCACGGGCGACGCAACGGCTCCTCGGTTCGCCGGTCGAAGAGCGAAAGCGACTGGTCACGCTCACGGACACGCCGACGAGCGCTGTCGACTCCCGCCTCCCTATCGGCGTCTCCGCCGACGATGCGGACGTGAGGGTCATCGAGCGACAACGCGTCGAGCGGTCGGCAGCCGAGGCGGTGGAACGTGGGGATGGCGGCGGCGACGCCGAACTTCGGCGACTCGAAGGCGAAATCTCTCGCGCCATCGCTTCGCTGGACGACGGCAGCGGGTTCGGTCCGGCCGAACTTCGCCTCTCCGTCGACTCGATAGGCGCCCTCTTGGAGACGTACGACGCCCACCGGATCCGCGAGTTCCTTCAACGAGTCTGCGACACCGTCGAAGACAGCAACGGGATGGGTCATTACCACCTGCCGCTCTCCGACGACAGCCGGCGGGTTCAGCAGCTCGAAAGCGTGTTCGACGCCCGCATCGAACTCCGACAGCGCGAACCGTTCGGTCCGGAGCAGCGGTGGCACGTGCCGGGGTACGGCACGACGGGGTGGATACAGATATGA